The sequence GCTTAAGGCTACAAACCATTTTCCTCCTAATGATATCACATTGCAGATAGTGGCATATTAGAGAGAGATACCTCCCATTATAAATGTGGGCTTTAGGGGCTATATATAGCAGCTTTAATTACCAACTACTTACTCTTTCACTCTCTCCGGCTCATCCGCACACCCAGAAGTATTGGACCGGGCTACCGACTTTAACTTCTGTCTGTATAAATGAGGCCgatgcaaaaaaacaaagaagaacacgggtgtgtgtgtgtgtgtatatatatatattttatatatatatatatatatatatatatatatatatatatatatatatatatatatatatagttctaCATTATCCATGTATAGGATGACGAAACACACCAAAGGCACATTActagttttttgtttatttgttttttgctttgaactttgagctccaagaatcctgaaaaaagtttccacaaaaattacacagcacaactgttttcaacattgacaataataggttatgtttcttgagcaccagattagcgtattagaatgatttctaatggatcatgtgacactgaagactggaataatggctgctcaaaattactttttaaaatatataaaaataggggaaaaatgtaataatattttacaatgttaATTGTTTtacagacttctttcaaaaagattttaaaaattgtacatTGTCTTATATTCACATTATACTTGGCATATAGATGGAAAACCCACACTAGTGGATCTTAGTGGACAGAGTAAAGAGCTTTTGTTACATTCAATAAATTTGACTTTTACTTCTCGTTGACAGTaggctttttattttaattaaaaagtgcaCCTTAGTTCTTGAAATCATTCAAACAATATAATCACACATGGTTGTGAAAAAGAGTCATACAGTATTTGCATAACATAGTTAACATTCAATCTTGTTCCTTTGATGAAAGGGCTTGAGGATTAGTTTTATCACTGTTATATGTATTAAGGTTTTCCACTTACTCTGATATTTTTGAAGACAGTATGTGCTCTAATAGTCCAGACCCTGACGGCCCTCTAAGTTTGCAAGGTTACGCTCCCCACTGTCTTAGAAAACAGCATTCTTTGCTGGTCATCTCCCTGGACATCCGAGTGTAAATTAGATCAAGCTCTTTTTCCAATCTGATGCCAAATCATTGGGAGGTCATTCTCATTTTACCCCCACCTTACCACTCTTGGATCCAAGCATCCTGTTTTCTAATTAAAACAGCACCTGTGTGGTGAGGGTAGGCCTGGACCAGAGCACTGGCTTCTGAACGTCCAGGGATGAAATCTCAATATTGTTCCCAGCCAGAACACACAGACTCTAGGTACACTGGGGGCTTGGGAACCTGGAATACTGCCAGGACATGCACCTACACTCGGTGTATGTGTCGCAGATTGTCGGGTCTCTCTCTCGTTAGCCCCTGCTTCTGCTTTCTTCTCGTCTTTCTCCAACGAGCTCATGTTATCTTGGGGCTTATGGTCGATTGTTGTTTTGTCAAGCTGTGCTAATTCTGTGTTTGGTGtcagaaaaatgaattttgaacaaaacacacacatatacagaaACGTACACTCTTCTCCCTCAGATTTGCTGTAGGGTATACGCCTACTCACTGGCAATGCTCTACATATAGTCAAGTTCAGGTCAAGGTTACCGTGAGACAGGTTTGCTTGTACTTGAAGTGATGAGCaaacgctctctctctctctctccctctttctctctctctttctttttacCCATTGGCACACTCCCCcttctttttaactttaattacCAGCTAATCATTTTGTGTAATTATGTTCAAGGTTGACCTTACATTTTACATAGAGTGGTTTAGTGGGagctaaaaaaaatcatgctaaAACCTCCAtcttttggtgtgtgtgtgtgtgtgtgtgtgtgtgtgtgtgtgtgtgtgtgtgtgcatgcatgtgtgttgtatttaatttgtactTAATTGACACAGTGCATGTGAAGATTTAAAGTGTATGTATTTGAAGGAACCAAGATTTTTACCTTGCTGTTTGGCCTTGATGTAAAGCTCGGCTTCTTCTGCTTCCTGAACGAAGGCATTGTTCTCTTAAACAGCTGTCGTTTTGGCTGATTCAGAACAGATGGCTGTGTGTAAGCGTGTGCATGTGATTTTGTGTGCGAGTTTGTGTGTGCTGCACGATCACAGTTGGTTGTGATTTGTGTAGGGGGCGATTTGATTTCACAGACTGGCTGTGATGTGTGTGAGAAGATGGATCCTAATAATAATGCTGTAAAAATCACTATTGAATGCTCTTTTCCTTTGATATTCTGACTACTTGGAATTAAGTTATGTTGAAACTACTTGTTTAGTTTCTTAATATTGTCCCCTTTATTTCAGATAcaaacattcaaaaaattcagaaaatgaaatTGCTAACTATTTGATATCTACTGTTTAATCTGTAAGGATATAAATCCTATTACATTCATTTTTGATTTATCAGATTTAGATTTATTCtgttcattaaaaattataatactaacaaaaataataattaattataaataataatattacataataATATTACTACATTAGAAAAAACAGTCCAGTCCTGTTGAGGTTATTGCAACCTCACAGAATGCCTGAAGCCATGATGTACGCACATTACAACTAGAAACTAAAAAAGGGTTTTTGCCAGTCCCTTGGCATCATCCTGCCAAGGGCTACAAAGTGACTGTCCTCGTGTTGAtggcattattttttactttttttcttgttacACAATCATAGCTGCATCAcagcagttttgttttgttaagcttaaattaaatttctttaCTAACCTAgaaagtttgtttttaaaattctaTTCAGTCTTTGTTGAGGAAACCCTGGAATGTTCCTTGTATACAAATTGACACATTGTATTTAGAATTAAATCTATATGCTGTGTGTTGAAGTTGTAGCATGACTAGTTTGACATTTGTGGTATTTAGACATGATTGAATGTGTTCACAGAAAACCAGTGTGTCCAATGGAGTGTCCTCTCTCTCCATTGTTTACATACCTGGTCAAAAGAGTGATTAACTGACACAGTTAAGAATGCGTGGAATTATTTCAGTGCATTACATTTCTCTCTgtgtctctttctctttttctgccTTTCATTCTGCATCACTTGCACTGGAAATTAAAAAGagtatattttagtttcttatttttcaGACTGGCTTGCACAAAACATGACCATGTTTTTCATGAGCATTTGTGTTCTCCAGGCTAAACTGTAAATAATTTTCAACTTTCTAATCTTTCTTAATTGACATAAATGTGTTTGGTGCAGGGATTTTAATGTAGGAAACGTCAtacatacaatattttttttttatttacaagcAGGCAACACTTTGCTGTGTAATGAGAGAGAATGCTTTCTTAATTTAAATGGCGAGTGTGTCTGTTTGAGAATGCATTAGGTGCTGCTGAAGAAGCGTAAGACATATTAATTGACAGACAGGAACTGCTGTCTCTGAGGTTGATAcaagtaatttattactttagaAACGAATGCCACCTCCAGAATGTGCTTCATTAATTtcaaatttagttttaatttcaAGCTGTTGCCCCTTGAGAAGAATAAGGTGGCAACTTCGGTTTGAACAGTCATTTTTTCCATTCTTTTAACGTCtctttttttgccacactttctTTTcagaaaggaaaagaaaaacataacTTCATTCCATGTGGCAATGTAATGCAATTGGAAAGCAGAGAAGGAATTACTGcaacactttataatataaaaaagtcTGACTGATTGTTTTTCACTACTGGAGAAAACACACTGATGCCTGACATTTCATCAGCTGTCTATCCACCATACAAGGCACTGTAGGAATGCAATGTGTCAAATCTTCATCATTGGACAATGTGATAACatgtcttttctttttgtttcttttatcTCTTTTTTAACTGCAGCATATGTCCCAGAGGAGCTAAAGGAGGCTGCCTTACTAGATGAGGATGTTGAAGGAGAGGATTCCGCTGTGGAGGAGGAACCTGCCATGAAGTATGTGTGCCAGGACAAGGACTTACTCCTTAAAGACAGGCCAGGCTTTCATGACTCTCCACCAGCCGATTTCTCCAGCCATGAGATGGATAGCGAGTCACACCTGAGTGAATCCAGTGACCGCATGTCAGACTTTGAGAGTGCCTCAGTGAAGAACGAAGAAGATAGCTCAGCCAAGGAGCCCCTCACCTCTCTTTCTTCAACTTCATCAATGATGATGACGACAACGGCCACACCAAGCAGTGAGGAGGCGACACAGTTAGGGCCAGACAGCCTGGAGCAGATGAAAGCTATCTACACTAGCTTCCTGACCAACTCTTACTGGTCATCGCTGAACTTGAATATGTCTCAGCAACCAGCAGAAAAGCCCCCACGTAGCCACAGtagtagcagcagcagtagtagcagcagcagtagcTGTGGTAGTGGCGGTTACGACTGGCACCAGACAGCCATGGCCAAGACCTTGCAGAATGTTTCACAGAACCAGAGTAGACTCCTGCACCCAGCCTCTGAGCCAAATCTCTTCAGTACTGTGCAGCTTTATCGGCAGAGCACCAAACTTTATGGCTCTATCTTCACTGGTGCAAGCAAGTTCCGGTGCAAAGACTGCAGTGCTGCCTATGACACTCTGGTCGAGCTCACCGTGCACATGAATGAGACGGGCCACTACCGGGATGACAACCATGAGACAGACAGTGAAGGTGCCAAGCGCTGGTCAAAGCCTCGCAAGCGTTCCCTCCTGGAGATGGAAGGAAAAGAGGATGCTCAGAAAGTTCTTAAGTGCATGTACTGTGGACATTCCTTTGAGTCACTGCAGGACCTTAGTGTTCACATGATCAAGACAAAACACTACCAGAAAGTGCCTCTTAAGGAACCTGTAACTCCTGTGGCAGCCAAGATTATCTCCTCAGCTCGTAAAAGAGCCCCTATTGAGCTAGAACTCCCCAGCTCACCAGATTCCAATGGTGGCACCCCCAAGCCTTCTTTATCTGACCCCAATGACCTTCTACAAAAGACCCCCAATCCCTACATCACACCCAACAATCGGTATGGACATCAGAACGGTGCAAGTTATGCGTGGCAGTTTGAGTCACGGAAATCCCAGATCCTGAAATGCATGGAGTGTGGAAGTTCACATGATACACTGCAGGAGCTGACGGCCCATATGATGGTCACAGGACACTTCATCAAGGTCACTAACTCTGCCATCAAGAAAGGCAAACCTATCATGGAGTCAATGTCCACAACAGCTCCTAACACCGTACCTACCAATGAAGACAAGGTACAGTCAGTGCCACTGGCTGCCACCGCATTTTCTCCACCACCACCTGCACCTCCTCCCCCTAGTATCTCCCCTGCCATCACACCCATGGAGATCaaaaaggaggagaaggaagTGGAATGTACCAAGGAGACAAATAATAGCAAAGACAAGAAGGCAACAGAAAGCGAAACCGATGAGAAGTTTGAAGTTTCATCCAAATACCCATATTTGACAGAGGAAGATCTTGAAGAAAGCCCTAAGGGGGGTTTTGACATATTAAAGTCTCTTGAGAATACAGTAACATCTGCCATCAACAAAGCACAGAATGGCACACCCAGCTGGGGAGGCTACCCCAGTATTCACGCTGCCTACCAgcttcccaacattatgaaactGTCCCTGCGCAACTCAGGGAAAAGTTCTCCTCTGAAGTATATGTTTTCTGGAGAAGAGATCCTGTCTCCTACCAAAATACAACCTCTTATTTCTCCACCTAGTTGCCAAACATCCCCTTTGCCCAAAAACAACTTCCATGCCATGGAGGAGCTAGTcaaaaaagtcacagaaaaagtGGCCAAAGTAGAGGAGAAAATGAGGGATCCTGGAGCCAGGTCCTCCCCACTTAGACGAACCACACCTTCTCCTTGCAGTAGCGATGCAGGGGAATCTGCCAGAGGGGAGTCCCCCAAGGAAAGGAGAGGAGCCAAAACCCCTGAGACTAATGGGGGTGGAAATACTCACAAAGATTCAAATGGTGACGCTCTCACAAAAGAGTCTCTGGAGAATGGCACTGACCATGTTGTCAAAACCCCTGTGTCTACCTTATGCAGCAGCACTGCTATTATAACCGACCATCCTCCAGAGCAGCCATTTGTCAACCCTTTAAGTGCGCTTCAGTCTGTCATGAATGTTCACCTAGGCAAAGCTGCCAAACCTGCCCTGCCGTCTCTTGACCCCATGAGCATGCTCTTCAAGATGAGCAACAGCCTGGCAGAGAAGGCAGCTGTAGCTGCCTCCACTCCATCTCAGACCAAAAAAACCAATGAACATCTAGACCGCTATTTCTACCACATCAACAATGACCAGCCTATTGATCTGACCAAAGGAAAGAGCGATAAGAGCAACTCCCTGGGATCTGCTGCCCTGTCCTCCTCCACCTCAACTCCCACCTCAATTTCACCATCGTCAACCATCACCATGGCCAAAGCCTCATCTGCTGTGGTTTCCTTCATGTCCAACTCACCTCTGCGTGAAAATGCCCTTTCTGACATCTCTGATATGCTGCGCAACCTAACAGAGAGCCATGCGTCCAAATCCTCAACACCAACAAGTCTTTCAGAGCGCTCGGATATAGATGGATCGACTCCAGAGGAATCAGAGGAGATCTCTCCTGCTCAGAAACGAAAGGGGCGTCAGTCCAACTGGAATCCTCAGCATCTACTTATCCTTCAGGCACAGTTTGCCTCCAGTTTGCGGCAAACGGGTGATGGCAAGTACATTATGTCAGATCTCAGTCCACAGGAGCGCATGCATATTTCTCGCTTTACTGGCCTCTCAATGACCACCATCAGTCACTGGCTGGCAAACGTCAAATACCAGCTGAGGCGGACAGGTGGCACAAAGTTCTTGAAAAATCTAGACTCTGGCCACCCTGTCTTCTTCTGCAGTGACTGTGCATCACAGATCCGTTCCCCCTCTACCTACGTCAGCCATCTTGAGTCACATCTGGGCTTCCGGCTCAGGGACTTGGCTAAGTTGTCTGGAGAGCATCTTATTAGCCAGATTTCACGCCACACCAAGGGGCTCTCTGAGAAACTGCTTTCAGCCCAAGCACATTCTTTGGCCCATTCTATCCCCAACCCCAGTCCTCATTCACTTTCCCCCTCCCCTTCCCCAGATGAGGAAGCAAATGGCACCTCATATCAGTGTAAACTGTGTAACCGGACTTTTGCCAGCAAGCATGCTGTCAAGCTCCATCTGAGTAAGACCCATGGTAAATCCCCCGAGGACCATCTTATGTATGTTAGTGAACTTGAGAAACCTTAGCGATGGCCAAGGACAAAAACTCTGTCTCTCATCTCTTTATCTCCTGTCCTTTTTTCAAGCCTTCTGACTAACATTTCTTAagggaaaaaatattaaaagaacTAAAAGTAATTAACGAAGAACTAACTGCACATAGATGCCAGAAAACTGCTGTTTAGTTTTGGCACATCATTTGGAGTTTTCCTCTGGGGAACACTCATTCGGCCCTAGAGACAttaattttctgcatttttagtTCACAATGGAAATCAGAGAAAATGGTGACAATTGATAATTTTCTAACTGTGCAGTGCTGAGTGAAGAGGTCACTGGTAAAATATGAAGGTAAATAAAAAAGACTTAAAATGAAGTTGTATGTATTTGAAAGTTGTGtaaattgattttttatttttattttttatttttagcatCCTTGAGATGCAGTAAGCTGCATGCATTAATGAAATGGTTTAGTTCAATATTTGATAACTAAATCTGggcttttctttctctctctttactCCTCTCTTCTGCTTTTTcccctctttctttctttctttctttctttctttctttttctttttctttttttacgtGACCTAAGTATGCTGAAAAATTTAACCCTCTGAGTACGCCTAAATACTTCTATATTTACACCCCCCCCCCTCCAAAAAAAAgtgaactatatatatatataaaaacagagAAATTAGAGATTGGAAATTACCAAGGTGATATGTATTTGAGTGGGCAAATTCCAAGGGTATTTTGTCTACCCACTAAAAGTCACATCGTCTGGTATATCACCTCTTATACAGCTTGCAGTGCAGAAATATATGTGAATCCAAAATAGCAGTTTTTTAGTTTGCTCAAATCAGGGGCCTTTATGAATTCAGGTCAGTGTAAAAATGtgtacataaatacataaactaATTTCTGTCTAAATTATgcatcattttatattttttaatttaagatGAGTATGACTATCTACTGGTGCACAATATATGAAGACATTAATGAAATTGTTTTGCACAATAGTTttataaatatgttatttaatcaGAAGTTATGaaaatgagaagaaaaaaaaaatcacgtttTATTTCCACCTCGtgctcaaagggttaaacttCTTGTACAAGACAGTACTTGTTCCATCATTTCACTTAAATGGTTGTATAAAAAGATGCTACTTTATAATGTAAGGAGGAATTCCACAATGTaaccttttatttataaacactATTGGTTGTTGTTTCATATTGTAGAATGCCTTTTTGATTGGtatcttttattttgttgttctgTCTAATTATTCCTCCATAAAATCACACTGCAGCTTCATCATTTTTGGGGATATGAAAGGTAACCATGGTTACCTTACCTCCAATTGACAGTTCTGCTACGTTTTGG is a genomic window of Megalobrama amblycephala isolate DHTTF-2021 linkage group LG3, ASM1881202v1, whole genome shotgun sequence containing:
- the tshz3b gene encoding teashirt homolog 3b, producing the protein MPRRKQQAPRRSAAYVPEELKEAALLDEDVEGEDSAVEEEPAMKYVCQDKDLLLKDRPGFHDSPPADFSSHEMDSESHLSESSDRMSDFESASVKNEEDSSAKEPLTSLSSTSSMMMTTTATPSSEEATQLGPDSLEQMKAIYTSFLTNSYWSSLNLNMSQQPAEKPPRSHSSSSSSSSSSSSCGSGGYDWHQTAMAKTLQNVSQNQSRLLHPASEPNLFSTVQLYRQSTKLYGSIFTGASKFRCKDCSAAYDTLVELTVHMNETGHYRDDNHETDSEGAKRWSKPRKRSLLEMEGKEDAQKVLKCMYCGHSFESLQDLSVHMIKTKHYQKVPLKEPVTPVAAKIISSARKRAPIELELPSSPDSNGGTPKPSLSDPNDLLQKTPNPYITPNNRYGHQNGASYAWQFESRKSQILKCMECGSSHDTLQELTAHMMVTGHFIKVTNSAIKKGKPIMESMSTTAPNTVPTNEDKVQSVPLAATAFSPPPPAPPPPSISPAITPMEIKKEEKEVECTKETNNSKDKKATESETDEKFEVSSKYPYLTEEDLEESPKGGFDILKSLENTVTSAINKAQNGTPSWGGYPSIHAAYQLPNIMKLSLRNSGKSSPLKYMFSGEEILSPTKIQPLISPPSCQTSPLPKNNFHAMEELVKKVTEKVAKVEEKMRDPGARSSPLRRTTPSPCSSDAGESARGESPKERRGAKTPETNGGGNTHKDSNGDALTKESLENGTDHVVKTPVSTLCSSTAIITDHPPEQPFVNPLSALQSVMNVHLGKAAKPALPSLDPMSMLFKMSNSLAEKAAVAASTPSQTKKTNEHLDRYFYHINNDQPIDLTKGKSDKSNSLGSAALSSSTSTPTSISPSSTITMAKASSAVVSFMSNSPLRENALSDISDMLRNLTESHASKSSTPTSLSERSDIDGSTPEESEEISPAQKRKGRQSNWNPQHLLILQAQFASSLRQTGDGKYIMSDLSPQERMHISRFTGLSMTTISHWLANVKYQLRRTGGTKFLKNLDSGHPVFFCSDCASQIRSPSTYVSHLESHLGFRLRDLAKLSGEHLISQISRHTKGLSEKLLSAQAHSLAHSIPNPSPHSLSPSPSPDEEANGTSYQCKLCNRTFASKHAVKLHLSKTHGKSPEDHLMYVSELEKP